The Mercenaria mercenaria strain notata chromosome 10, MADL_Memer_1, whole genome shotgun sequence genome contains a region encoding:
- the LOC128546436 gene encoding uncharacterized protein LOC128546436: MPSVKELYPDTIGRPGAESSSVDRLGKNKQKYKKKHSIFTPPSGRDSTLDFYIDAITHELLQKNSKYRFRPNLSTDELSALKNLRNDDSIILKKSDKGSVIVVMNRTDYIAEVNRQLNNTAYYKKLDHNPVEQFSKDVTDVLDVICRNVNGDSNDTLVVPSDARTPQFYILPKIHKDINSELPLGYPGRPIVSGYNSFTEGISEYIDNILKPHMEALPSYVKDSTDFIKKLGSMPNISPNAFLVTMDVSSLYTNIPHDDGIEACRTAMGTRMAPTYASLFMGKLESDFLANTTVKPSLWLRFLDDIFFNMGTQ, encoded by the exons ATGCCTTCAGTAAAAGAGTTATACCCAGATACAATTGGCCGTCCCGG GGCAGAAAGTTCATCAGTAGATAGGTTAgggaaaaataaacagaaatataagaaaaaacattcaatatttactCCACCTTCTGGAAGAGACTCTACACTTGATTTTTACATTGATGCTATAACGCATGAACTTCTTCAAAAGAACAGTAAGTACAGGTTTCGACCTAACCTATCTACTGATGAACTTTCTGCCCTGAAAAATCTTCGAAATGATGATAGTATAATCCTTAAGAAATCTGACAAAGGCTCTGTTATTGTGGTAATGAACAGAACTGATTATATTGCTGAAGTCAACAGACAGCTGAATAATACTGCTTACTACAAAAAACTTGATCATAACCCTGTTGAACAGTTTTCAAAAGATGTTACTGATGTTTTAGATGTTATTTGTAGGAATGTTAATGGTGATTCTAATGATACTTTAGTTGTACCTAGTGATGCCAGAACGCCACAGTTTTACATCTtgcccaaaattcataaagatattaaCTCAGAACTACCACTTGGTTACCCGGGACGGCCAATTGTATCTGGGTATAACTCTTTTACTGAAGGCATATCTGAATACATTGATAATATCTTGAAGCCACACATGGAAGCCCTGCCCTCATATGTTAAAGACTCTACTGACTTCATTAAAAAGCTAGGGTCTATGCCTAATATCTCCCCTAATGCATTTTTGGTTACTATGGATGTTTCATCCTTATACACTAATATTCCGCATGATGACGGGATAGAGGCTTGCC gtACTGCTATGGGTACACGTATGGCTCCTACTTATGCTTCACTTTTTATGGGTAAACTGGAAAGCGATTTCCTAGCTAATACTACTGTTAAGCCATCGCTTTGGTTACGTTTCCtcgatgacattttttttaatatgggaaCACAGTGA